A genomic window from Candidatus Zixiibacteriota bacterium includes:
- a CDS encoding flagellar biosynthetic protein FliO translates to MHKVNRRSRLAVLVIVIIALIGVLAINTDPARAVKSSAPQTTDEAQVTGNGAGETSFYSSAMPSLLKLFSALVVVVAAIYVGIFLLKRLMGKKYSGNRQSNLLEVIETTYIAPKKSVSLLRVADKSVLIGTSENQITVLTELDSEETRRVLAAAATEVESENFGHLLKHATSKIREFGFRRAGKTALETQETTV, encoded by the coding sequence ATGCATAAGGTCAACAGACGTTCACGTCTGGCCGTGCTTGTGATCGTCATCATCGCGCTGATTGGCGTGCTGGCCATCAACACCGACCCGGCCAGGGCGGTAAAATCCAGCGCCCCGCAGACGACAGACGAAGCGCAGGTCACCGGCAATGGCGCCGGGGAAACCTCCTTCTATTCATCAGCCATGCCTTCGCTGTTGAAACTGTTCAGCGCCCTCGTAGTCGTTGTCGCGGCCATCTATGTCGGCATCTTCCTGCTGAAGCGCCTGATGGGCAAGAAATACTCCGGTAACCGACAGTCCAACCTGCTGGAGGTTATCGAAACAACATATATAGCGCCGAAGAAAAGCGTCTCGCTGTTGCGAGTCGCCGACAAATCGGTTCTGATCGGTACCTCCGAAAACCAGATAACGGTGCTTACCGAACTGGATAGCGAAGAGACCAGGAGGGTCCTCGCCGCGGCGGCTACCGAAGTCGAGAGCGAAAACTTCGGCCATTTGCTCAAACACGCCACCAGCAAAATAAGGGAAT